One genomic window of Cydia strobilella chromosome 11, ilCydStro3.1, whole genome shotgun sequence includes the following:
- the LOC134745235 gene encoding probable small nuclear ribonucleoprotein E, with amino-acid sequence MAYKGPPKVQKVMVQPINLIFRFLQNRSRVQIWLYENVNLRIEGHIVGFDEYMNIVLDEAEEVHMKTKNRKQIGRIMMKGDNITLIQNVNPNAAV; translated from the coding sequence ATGGCATACAAAGGCCCACCGAAAGTCCAGAAGGTGATGGTGCAACCCATCAACCTTATCTTCAGATTTCTGCAGAACAGAAGCAGAGTGCAAATTTGGTTGTACGAGAACGTAAATCTCCGGATCGAGGGCCACATTGTAGGCTTCGACGAATACATGAACATTGTCTTGGACGAGGCCGAGGAAGTGCACATGAAGACCAAAAATAGAAAGCAAATTGGAAGAATTATGATGAAAGGAGACAATATAACGCTTATCCAAAACGTCAATCCTAACGCCGCTGTGTGA